In one Cardiocondyla obscurior isolate alpha-2009 linkage group LG17, Cobs3.1, whole genome shotgun sequence genomic region, the following are encoded:
- the LOC139109462 gene encoding FMRFamide receptor-like: MIANNSINITDLCNHQTDPFLYNLQLYYTPILVFLGLLGNCLSMCVFFGTKLRYSSSSIYLGVLAISDSGFLIIVFVTWLKMVLVDLFNRPGFCQFFTFLAYFFSFLSVWFVVAFTIERYIAVRWPLRRQFLCTVTRAKMTVTGLTVLAILLNMPVIWFREIIIFCDTKTCYSVCYLNMDRGFWASAHNNVDMFITFAVPLTMIVIFNVLIARNIYKFDHVRRTLTIESEASNERTYIPRDRMPQTKVTKMLLLVSSAFFFLNMPAFVFRLIAFHYSECEYPKWVISTQQMCLLLFDTSFGINFILYCASGENFRREMIGMCTNRTSTRRSGTLIQMASHVSEFTRRYSSSKRPHSTENAQRKSSQETKKLPVNKGL; encoded by the exons ATGATCGCTAATAACAGCATCAACATCACAGATTTATGCAATCATCAAACTGACCCATTCTTATACAACCTTCAACTGTACTATACACCAATTCTCGTGTTTCTGGGTCTGCTGGGCAACTGTTTGTCCATGTGCGTGTTCTTCGGCACGAAGCTGCGCTACTCCTCGTCCAGCATTTACTTAGGAGTGCTGGCGATCAGCGACAGTGGCTTCCTCATAATAGTCTTCGTGACTTGGTTAAAGATGGTACTTGTGGACCTTTTCAATCGCCCAGGCTTCTGCCAGTTCTTTACCTTCCTCGCATATTTCTTCAGCTTCCTCAGCGTGTGGTTCGTTGTGGCCTTCACCATCGAGCGATACATAGCAGTCCGTTGGCCGCTTCGACGACAGTTCTTATGCACGGTGACCCGGGCAAAAATGACGGTGACGGGGCTGACAGTCCTCGCGATTCTATTAAATATGCCGGTAATTTGGTTCCGCGAAATCATCATATTTTGCGACACGAAAACCTGCTACTCGGTCTGCTACTTGAATATGGACCGGGGGTTTTGGGCATCCGCGCACAACAATGTCGACATGTTTATAACTTTCGCTGTACCCTTGACCATGATAGTAATCTTCAACGTCCTGATAGCGCGCAACATCTACAAGTTCGATCACGTCCGTAGAACCTTGACCATCGAATCCGAGGCCTCAAACGAGAGGACCTATATTCCGCGGGACAGAATGCCGCAGACTAAGGTCACGAAGATGCTTCTGCTCGTCTCGAGCGCGTTCTTCTTCCTCAATATGCCTGCGTTCGTCTTCAGGCTGATCGCTTTTCACTAT AGCGAATGTGAGTATCCAAAATGGGTCATTTCAACGCAGCAAATGTGCCTCTTGTTATTTGACACAAGTTTCGGAATAAACTTCATTCTTTACTGCGCGAGCGGGGAAAACTTTCGCAGAGAGATGATCGGCATGTGCACAAATCGTACAAGCACCAGAAGAAGCGGAACTTTAATACAAATGGCGAGTCACG TTTCAGAATTCACGCGCAGGTACAGCTCGTCAAAGCGACCACACTCTACCGAAAACGCGCAACGGAAAAGTTCTCAGGAAACGAAAAAACTTCCAGTGAACAAAGGATTATAA